The Pseudochaenichthys georgianus chromosome 8, fPseGeo1.2, whole genome shotgun sequence genome has a segment encoding these proteins:
- the LOC117451609 gene encoding ectonucleotide pyrophosphatase/phosphodiesterase family member 7-like has translation MLWIASLCLLLGPSILGAPTNKQRQKVLLISFDGFRWDYDRDVDTPHLDKMAKDGVKALYVTPPYLTITSPAHFSLLTGRYIENHGVIHNMWFNTTSTEKKPYYQTQFVNEWWDNGTLPIWITAQRQGLKSGSLHFPGTASSYQGEVAMVQEVEPLFYNYKNETAWRENADKVMDWFSNQDLDFISLYFAEPDGIGHRYGPDSPERQEMVKQVDRTVGYIRHSAEQHGLNDRLNIIITADHGMSSVYRNGLVEEITLSKIPGFSFSDIAFHLVDFGPSGMLLPKPGKLQKVYDALKGSHPHLHVFKKEEMPERLHFAKNDRILPIILWSDPGYVINGYFPVQFHKGEHGFDNQDMDMKPFFRAVGPAFHKNLEVGPFETVDIYALMCHILGIKPEVNDGHLNSTKHMLVSSTTTQGEDVDFLNNIFNGLAAVAGFLVVVFIMVTSHKLLKDKRKNKRSVSSDQLPAKEMIDQTSL, from the exons ATGCTGTGGATTGCAAGTCTCTGCCTCCTCTTGGGGCCGTCCATTCTTGGAGCCCCGACAAACAAACAGAGACAGAAGGTGTTGCTGATCTCCTTTGATGGATTCCGGTGGGATTACGACCGCGATGTGGACACCCCACACCTTGACAAAATGGCCAAGGACGGAGTCAAAGCCCTGTATGTCACACCTCCTTACCTCACTATCACCAGTCCAGCACACTTCAGCCTCTTGACAG GCCGCTACATTGAGAATCACGGGGTAATCCACAACATGTGGTTCAACACAACCAGCACTGAGAAGAAGCCTTACTATCAGACTCAGTTTGTGAATGAGTGGTGGGACAATGGCACTCTGCCTATCTGGATCACAGCGCAGCGACAG GGCCTTAAATCTGGCTCTCTACACTTTCCTGGAACAGCTTCCAGTTACCAGGGAGAGGTTGCTATGGTGCAGGAAGTGGAGCCACTATTTTACAACTACAAGAATGAGACTGCTTGGCGAGAAAACGCAGACAAGGTGATGGACTGGTTCAGCAACCAGGATCTGGACTTCATATCCCTTTACTTTGCGGAGCCAGACGGCATCGGTCATAGGTACGGCCCCGACTCCCCGGAGCGACAGGAGATGGTGAAGCAAGTGGACCGGACGGTGGGCTACATTCGACATTCGGCCGAACAACACGGGCTGAACGACAGACTGAACATCATCATTACAGCAGACCACGGCATGAGCTCGGTGTACCGAAATGGTCTAGTGGAAGAGATCACGCTGTCCAAAATTCCAGGGTTCTCGTTCAGCGACATTGCCTTTCACCTGGTGGACTTTGGGCCTTCTGGGATGCTGTTGCCTAAGCCGGGCAAGCTACAGAAGGTCTATGATGCTTTGAAGGGGTCACATCCACACCTCCATGTGTTCAAGAAGGAGGAGATGCCAGAGCGCCTCCACTTCGCCAAAAACGATCGAATCCTCCCCATCATTTTATGGTCCGACCCTGGATATGTAATCAACGGG TATTTTCCGGTTCAGTTCCACAAGGGTGAGCACGGCTTTGACAACCAAGACATGGACATGAAGCCCTTCTTCAGGGCAGTGGGTCCAGCATTTCACAAGAACCTGGAGGTGGGGCCTTTCGAGACGGTGGACATCTACGCCTTGATGTGTCACATCCTGGGCATCAAGCCGGAGGTCAATGACGGCCACCTGAATTCCACCAAACACATGCTGGTTAGCAGCACTACTACTCAGG GTGAAGACGTGGATTTCCTGAACAATATATTCAATGGACTGGCAGCAGTAGCTGGATTTCTTGTTGTAGTTTTTATCATGGTGACATCCCATAAATTACTCAAGGATAAACGCAAGAATAAAAG GTCAGTAAGTTCAGATCAACTTCCGGCAAAAGAAATGATAGACCAGACTTCACTTTGA